The Kaustia mangrovi genome has a segment encoding these proteins:
- the mgtE gene encoding magnesium transporter: MSEVLESPAMRDEDGGFTADYVRAVSAAIEAEDQSRTRALVRDLHEADLADLIELLRADERVRLIELMGRTFDPLTFTELDESIRDELLEALPQQVIASAVRKLDTDDAVYLIGDLDEAEQREILSKVPRADRMALRRALDFPEYTAGRLMQTDFVAVPSFWSVGQTIDYMRTEKELPESFYEIYVVDPTFHLAGALPVSRVLRTPRDSVVSDIMDTADVSFTVADDQEDVAYKFEQYNLVSAPVLDEEGRLVGMLTIDDIVDVIQEEAEEDIHRLGGVGDEEITDPVWRTTRSRFTWLAVNMGTAILASWVISWFDATIDQMVALAILMPIVASMGGNAGTQTMTVAVRALATRDLGPLNAFRVIWRESVVGVINGVLFALIMGVLAILWFGNDGLGLVIGAAMIINMLAAALAGILIPLTLDWFDIDPAISSTVFVTTVTDVIGFFAFLGLAAVWLL, from the coding sequence ATGTCCGAGGTGCTTGAAAGCCCCGCGATGCGCGACGAGGACGGAGGCTTCACCGCCGACTATGTCCGCGCCGTCTCCGCCGCCATCGAGGCGGAGGACCAGTCCCGCACGCGCGCGCTGGTCCGGGACCTGCACGAGGCCGACCTTGCCGACCTGATCGAGCTTCTGCGCGCCGACGAGCGCGTCAGGCTGATCGAGCTCATGGGCCGGACCTTCGACCCGCTGACCTTCACCGAGCTCGACGAGTCGATTCGCGACGAGCTTCTCGAGGCGCTGCCCCAGCAGGTCATCGCTTCCGCGGTACGCAAGCTCGACACCGACGATGCCGTCTATCTCATCGGCGATCTCGACGAGGCCGAGCAGCGCGAGATCCTCTCCAAGGTGCCGCGCGCCGACCGCATGGCGCTCCGCCGCGCCCTCGACTTTCCCGAATACACCGCCGGCCGTCTCATGCAGACGGATTTCGTGGCGGTGCCGTCCTTCTGGTCGGTCGGACAGACCATCGACTACATGCGCACCGAGAAGGAGCTGCCGGAGTCGTTCTACGAGATCTATGTGGTCGACCCGACCTTCCATCTCGCCGGCGCGCTGCCGGTGAGCCGGGTCCTGAGGACGCCGCGCGACAGCGTCGTCTCCGATATCATGGACACCGCCGATGTGAGCTTCACCGTCGCCGACGACCAGGAGGACGTGGCCTACAAGTTCGAGCAGTACAATCTCGTCTCCGCGCCCGTGCTGGACGAGGAGGGCCGCCTTGTCGGCATGCTCACCATCGACGACATCGTCGACGTGATCCAGGAGGAGGCGGAGGAGGACATTCACCGCCTCGGCGGCGTCGGCGACGAGGAGATCACCGACCCCGTCTGGCGTACGACGCGCTCGCGCTTCACCTGGCTCGCCGTCAATATGGGCACTGCCATCCTCGCCTCCTGGGTGATCTCGTGGTTCGACGCGACCATCGACCAGATGGTGGCGCTCGCCATCCTCATGCCCATCGTCGCCTCCATGGGCGGCAACGCGGGCACGCAGACCATGACGGTCGCTGTGCGTGCGCTCGCCACGCGCGATCTGGGGCCGCTCAACGCCTTCCGCGTGATCTGGCGCGAGAGCGTGGTCGGCGTGATCAACGGCGTCCTGTTCGCGCTCATCATGGGGGTGCTCGCCATATTGTGGTTCGGCAATGACGGGCTCGGCCTCGTCATCGGCGCGGCCATGATCATCAACATGCTGGCCGCAGCCCTCGCCGGCATCCTCATTCCGCTCACCCTCGACTGGTTCGATATCGACCCGGCGATCTCCTCCACGGTCTTCGTGACGACCGTGACCGACGTCATCGGCTTCTTCGCCTTCCTGGGGCTGGCCGCCGTCTGGTTGCTGTGA
- a CDS encoding fatty acid desaturase has product MPPDITHREALAAIAPEALARMKERSDRPGLARLAAHLGLLALTGAAVAASLGTWWLALPAMAVHGVVLVFLFAPLHETVHETAFRSPLANRIVAEICGFAILLPPRRFRYFHFAHHRHTQDEARDPELATPKPQGWPAYLWRLTGIAYWRDQAAALLSAAAGRPLPDYVPPSGRPRVVREARIHLAAYGAIAALCLATGWTAPLWFWIVPVLLGQPALRAYLLAEHTACPLVPDILANTRTTFTAPAIRFLAWNMPHHTAHHALPAVPFHQLPGLSAELRTNLKTTANGYPDAHRQIVAAFAPGS; this is encoded by the coding sequence ATGCCGCCGGACATCACCCATCGCGAAGCGCTTGCGGCCATCGCCCCGGAGGCGCTTGCCCGGATGAAGGAACGCTCCGACCGGCCGGGGCTCGCCCGCCTCGCCGCGCATCTGGGCCTGCTCGCGCTCACCGGGGCGGCGGTCGCCGCCTCGCTCGGCACATGGTGGCTCGCCCTGCCGGCCATGGCCGTCCACGGTGTCGTCCTGGTCTTCCTGTTCGCCCCGCTCCACGAAACCGTCCACGAGACGGCGTTCCGCTCCCCCCTCGCGAACCGCATCGTCGCGGAGATATGCGGCTTCGCGATCCTTCTGCCGCCGCGCCGCTTCCGCTATTTCCACTTCGCCCATCACCGCCACACGCAGGACGAGGCGCGCGATCCCGAGCTCGCCACGCCCAAGCCGCAAGGCTGGCCCGCCTATCTGTGGCGCCTGACGGGTATCGCCTACTGGCGCGACCAGGCCGCCGCGCTCCTGTCGGCCGCGGCGGGCCGCCCCCTGCCCGACTACGTTCCGCCCTCCGGCAGGCCGCGCGTGGTGCGGGAGGCGCGCATCCATCTCGCCGCCTATGGCGCGATCGCCGCCCTGTGCCTTGCCACCGGCTGGACGGCGCCCCTGTGGTTCTGGATCGTGCCGGTGCTCCTCGGTCAGCCGGCGCTCAGGGCCTATCTCCTGGCCGAGCACACCGCATGCCCGCTCGTGCCGGACATCCTGGCCAATACGCGCACGACCTTCACCGCGCCGGCGATCCGGTTCCTCGCCTGGAACATGCCGCACCATACCGCCCATCATGCCCTGCCCGCCGTGCCGTTCCATCAATTGCCCGGCCTCAGCGCAGAGCTCAGGACCAATCTGAAGACGACGGCGAACGGCTATCCGGACGCCCACCGACAGATCGTCGCGGCCTTCGCGCCAGGATCATGA
- a CDS encoding rhodanese-like domain-containing protein: MAQTISVGIKQLIEEGRKEIQEVTADEAMELAKRDDVVIVDIRDVRELWREGRIPGTFHVPRGMLEFWIDPASPYHKPKFAEDKTFIFHCASGMRSVLATQVAARMGLKPVYNLKGGFGGWKEAGGPVEAVEKK, translated from the coding sequence ATGGCACAGACAATTTCGGTCGGCATCAAGCAGCTGATCGAGGAGGGGCGGAAGGAAATCCAGGAAGTGACGGCGGACGAGGCGATGGAACTCGCCAAGCGCGACGACGTGGTCATCGTCGACATTCGCGACGTGCGCGAGCTCTGGCGCGAGGGCCGCATTCCAGGCACCTTCCATGTGCCGCGCGGCATGCTGGAATTCTGGATCGATCCCGCAAGCCCCTACCACAAGCCGAAATTCGCCGAGGACAAGACCTTCATCTTCCATTGCGCGAGCGGCATGCGCTCCGTGCTCGCCACCCAGGTGGCCGCGCGCATGGGGCTGAAGCCGGTCTACAATCTGAAGGGCGGTTTCGGCGGCTGGAAGGAGGCGGGCGGTCCCGTCGAGGCCGTGGAGAAGAAATAG
- a CDS encoding carboxyl transferase domain-containing protein encodes MSIISSKVSASSAEFTVNAEAMAAVRADLAEKRETVARGGSERARKRHLDRGKLLPRDRVMRLIDPGSPFLELSPMAAWDMYGGDIHGAGLITGIGRVEGRECVIVCNDATIKGGTYYPLTVKKHLRAQEIARENRLPCIYLVDSGGANLPNQTEVFPDREHFGRIFYNQATLSAEGIPQIACVMGSCTAGGAYVPAMSDETVIVRRQGTIFLGGPPLVKAATGEVVTAEELGGADVHARQSGVADHYAADDTHALSIVRRIVAGLNRRKTVDIPLKRPREPHYPASDLDGIVPATLATQYDAREVIARLVDASEFDEWKALYGTTLVTGFAHLWGMPVGIIANNGILYSDSALKGAHFIELCCQRRIPLVFLQNISGFMVGQRYEAGGIAKDGAKLVTAVASAQVPKVTVIVGGSFGAGNYGMCGRAYSPRFLFMWPNARISVMGGEQAASVLAQVRRDNLEADGAGWSEVEEEEFKQPIRDQYEREGHPYYATARLWDDGVIMPSETRMTLALALSAALNAPIGETRFGVFRM; translated from the coding sequence ATGAGCATCATTTCCTCCAAGGTTTCTGCGAGCTCCGCGGAGTTCACCGTCAACGCCGAGGCGATGGCGGCGGTTAGGGCGGATCTTGCGGAGAAGCGCGAGACGGTGGCGCGGGGCGGCTCGGAGCGGGCCCGCAAGCGCCATCTCGACCGCGGGAAGCTCCTGCCGCGCGACCGGGTCATGCGGCTCATCGATCCCGGATCGCCGTTCCTGGAGCTCTCGCCCATGGCGGCGTGGGACATGTATGGCGGCGACATTCACGGCGCCGGCCTCATCACCGGAATCGGCCGGGTGGAGGGGCGCGAATGCGTGATCGTCTGCAACGATGCGACCATCAAGGGCGGCACCTATTATCCGCTGACCGTGAAGAAGCACCTGCGCGCCCAGGAGATCGCGCGCGAAAACCGGCTGCCCTGCATCTATCTGGTTGATTCCGGCGGCGCCAACCTGCCGAACCAGACGGAGGTCTTCCCCGACCGGGAGCATTTCGGGCGCATCTTCTACAATCAGGCGACGCTGTCGGCCGAAGGCATCCCTCAGATCGCCTGCGTCATGGGTTCGTGCACGGCGGGCGGTGCCTATGTGCCGGCCATGTCCGACGAGACCGTGATCGTGCGCCGGCAGGGCACGATCTTCCTCGGCGGTCCCCCGCTCGTGAAGGCCGCGACGGGGGAGGTGGTGACGGCGGAGGAGCTCGGCGGCGCGGATGTCCATGCCCGCCAGTCCGGAGTTGCCGATCACTATGCCGCCGACGACACGCACGCCCTCTCCATCGTCCGCCGCATCGTCGCCGGCCTCAACCGGCGCAAGACGGTGGACATCCCGCTCAAGCGACCGCGCGAGCCGCACTATCCCGCCTCCGATCTCGACGGCATCGTGCCGGCGACGCTTGCGACCCAATACGATGCGCGCGAGGTGATCGCCCGCCTTGTCGACGCCTCGGAGTTCGACGAGTGGAAGGCGCTTTACGGCACGACCCTCGTCACGGGCTTTGCCCATCTGTGGGGCATGCCGGTGGGGATCATCGCCAATAACGGCATCCTGTATTCCGACTCCGCCCTGAAGGGCGCCCATTTCATCGAGCTGTGCTGCCAGCGCCGCATCCCTCTGGTCTTCCTGCAGAACATCTCCGGCTTCATGGTCGGCCAGCGCTACGAGGCGGGCGGCATCGCCAAGGACGGCGCGAAGCTCGTCACGGCGGTGGCGTCGGCCCAGGTGCCCAAGGTCACCGTCATCGTCGGCGGCTCCTTCGGGGCGGGCAATTACGGCATGTGCGGGCGCGCCTATTCCCCGCGCTTCCTGTTCATGTGGCCCAATGCGCGCATCTCCGTCATGGGCGGCGAGCAGGCCGCTTCCGTGCTTGCCCAGGTCAGGCGCGACAATCTGGAGGCCGACGGCGCGGGCTGGTCGGAGGTCGAGGAGGAGGAATTCAAGCAGCCCATCCGCGACCAGTATGAGCGCGAGGGCCACCCCTATTACGCGACCGCCAGGCTGTGGGACGACGGCGTGATCATGCCGTCGGAGACACGGATGACGCTCGCGCTCGCGCTGTCCGCCGCGCTCAACGCGCCGATTGGCGAGACGCGCTTCGGCGTGTTTCGTATGTGA
- a CDS encoding TRAP transporter large permease: MIEIGYTAIFLAVLFLFLGTGVWIALSLIGVATIGMMLFTARPVGDAMATTIWSASSSWTLAALPLFVWMGEILFRTRLSENLFRGLQPWMNRLPGGLLHVNIAGSAIFAAISGSSAATVATVGKMSIPELRRRRYPERMIVGTLAGAGTLGLLIPPSITLIIYGVAVNESIAKLFIAGILPGLMLAAMFMAYVMGWSLATRQSDDFAAERYGWGERVRALGQLLPVLALILAVMGAIYTGIATATEAAVLGVAGALVLSALQGELTWASFRESLLGATRTSSMIAFILAGSSFLTLAMGFTGIPRALATWIADLQLSPAMLIAALTLFYIVLGCFLDGISAIVLTMAVVEPIIRQAGFDMIWFGVFLMIVVEIAQITPPIGFNLFVLQGMTGREMDFIARAAAPMFAIMVLAVIVLYLFPGIATVLPSHM, encoded by the coding sequence ATGATCGAGATCGGCTACACGGCGATCTTCCTCGCCGTCCTGTTTCTCTTCCTCGGGACCGGCGTGTGGATCGCCCTTTCGCTCATCGGGGTGGCGACCATCGGCATGATGCTGTTCACCGCGCGGCCGGTGGGCGACGCCATGGCGACCACCATCTGGTCGGCAAGCTCGAGCTGGACGCTCGCCGCCCTGCCGCTCTTTGTGTGGATGGGCGAGATCTTGTTCCGCACGCGCCTGTCGGAGAACCTGTTCCGCGGCCTCCAGCCTTGGATGAACCGGCTGCCGGGCGGGCTGCTCCACGTCAATATCGCGGGCTCGGCGATCTTCGCCGCGATCTCCGGATCGTCGGCGGCGACGGTGGCCACCGTCGGCAAGATGTCGATCCCGGAGCTGCGCCGGCGCCGCTACCCCGAGCGCATGATCGTCGGCACGCTGGCCGGCGCCGGTACGCTCGGGCTACTCATTCCGCCCTCCATCACGCTCATCATCTATGGCGTGGCGGTCAACGAATCGATCGCCAAGCTGTTCATCGCCGGCATCCTGCCCGGCCTCATGCTGGCGGCGATGTTCATGGCCTATGTGATGGGCTGGTCGCTCGCCACGCGCCAGAGCGACGACTTCGCGGCGGAACGCTATGGCTGGGGCGAGAGGGTGCGCGCGCTCGGCCAGCTCCTGCCCGTCCTCGCCCTCATCCTCGCGGTGATGGGCGCGATCTATACCGGAATCGCGACGGCCACGGAGGCCGCCGTCCTGGGCGTTGCCGGCGCCCTCGTCCTGTCGGCCCTGCAGGGCGAGCTCACATGGGCGTCGTTCCGGGAGTCTCTCCTCGGGGCGACGCGGACCTCCTCCATGATCGCCTTCATCCTCGCCGGCTCCTCTTTCCTGACGCTCGCAATGGGCTTCACCGGTATCCCGCGCGCGCTCGCCACGTGGATTGCCGACCTCCAGCTCTCGCCCGCCATGCTCATCGCCGCGCTCACCCTGTTCTACATCGTGCTCGGCTGCTTCCTCGACGGCATCTCCGCCATCGTTCTGACCATGGCGGTCGTCGAGCCGATCATCCGGCAGGCGGGCTTCGACATGATCTGGTTCGGCGTGTTCCTGATGATCGTGGTCGAGATCGCCCAGATCACCCCGCCCATCGGCTTCAACCTGTTCGTGCTGCAGGGCATGACCGGGCGCGAGATGGATTTCATCGCCCGGGCCGCCGCGCCGATGTTCGCCATCATGGTGCTCGCCGTAATCGTGCTATATCTGTTTCCCGGTATCGCAACCGTCCTGCCCTCGCATATGTGA